The stretch of DNA ATTACTTCGACGTCTTGGTGACGACTTTTAATATATTACAGCATCCCAACCATATGGTCAATAGTTATTTTAAAAAAATAAAAACCGCTGGTTTCAGCGGCTTGTACAGCTATAAAACCCAGTGTTGAATAGCTACTAATGCAAATACTCCAGGTATCCCCAGAAAGCCGGAAACTGCAGATGTAGCCACATTAATGGGGACATGGATCCCGTACCGGTTACCGGCTGCATTTAAGAAAAATAGAAACAACGCCCCAATTAAGAATTTAACCGCTGCTTGACCAACAAACCGTGCTGGTTTAAAAGGTGCCCCAGAGAATAAGAGTAATAGGATCAGGCCTCCTAATACAGAAATAACGATAATAGGTTCCAAATAACGCTCCCCTCCTCCTTCGATCATTATCCATACAGTTTATGTACAAGTTAGAGGGAATAGACCGTGAAAATAAAAAAGCCCGTCCACACATAGTGGTCAGGCTCTTCATTCAAATTCATCTTAATAAAGTGACATTTCGCTGTTTTGCTTCTCTTAATAAGAAGATATACTTCGCTTCTGCAATTTTTGTTTGGCAAATAACCTCTTCGGAAGGATCAAAACTTTTTTCCAATAGCTGTTTTTCTTGCTGCCAATGATCTTTCAAACGATTCAACTGTATCAAGAGCTTTTCATCATACTCTTTTCGAAGCCGTCCTTTACGTCGAAAAAACATACTTTTTTTCCTCCGAATTTTATCTTATAGTTCCCGTCGGCCCTCTATTGCTTTCGATAAGGTTACTTCATCAGCATACTCAAGGTCCCCGCCAACTGGTAGTCCATGGGCAATTCTTGTCGTCTTAATACCTGATGGCTTTAACAAACGAGAGATATACATAGCCGTTGCTTCACCTTCAATATTCGGATTCGTAGCCAAAATGACTTCCTGTACAGTTTCATCCTGAAGACGTTTTAATAAATCAGGAATATTAATATCCTCTGGACCTATCCCGTCCATCGGAGAAATAGCTCCATGTAACACATGATATAACCCGTTGAATTCCTTCATCTTTTCCATTGCAATAACATCCTTTGGATCCTGAACTACACAAATGATACTTCTATCCCTGCGTTGATCTTCACATATATAACAAGGATCCTGATCGGTGATGTGACCACAAACAGAACAATACGTTAAATTACGCTTCGCATTCACAAGCGCTTTTGCAAAATCAAGGACGGTGTCCTCTTTCATACTTAACACGTAAAAGGCCAGGCGTGCAGCCGTTTTCGGGCCGATTCCTGGCAGTTTCATAAAGCTATCGATGAGCTTAGAAATCGGTTCAGGATAATGCATTACTATTTTTCCCCTTTAATAAAAGAGGCTGCACGTAAGAACAGCCTCTTTTGGTTTATTCTAGCTTAGAAAGGAAGGTTCATTCCTTTTGTGAATTGGCCCATTGTATTGTTTGTTAGCTCTTCAGCCTTTTTAAGGGCGTCATTTACTGCTGCTAACACAAGATCCTGCAACATTTCTACATCATCTGGGTCAACTGCCTCAGGTTTAATTTGTACATCTACCACTTCTTTATGACCGGTTACAACAACCTTAACCATACCGCCGCCAGCAGTTCCTTCAATCTTTTCTTGACCTAATTCTTCTTGAGCTTCCGCCATTTTCTTTTGCATTTTTTGCATTTGTTTCATCATATTTTGCATATTACCCATTCCGCCACGCATCATAACACATTACCTCCATATAGTAAGTTATTATTATTCTATTACTTCTACGAACTCAGCGCCAAAAAGTTTTTTTGCCTCAGATATGTGAGGCTCCTCTTCCTTCTTGCTTGTTTCGCTGACTTCTCCTTCTTCACCATGCTGACTGTTCAAGAAGCTTTCGCGAATGGCTCCCCATTGTTCCTCGGGTACACCCAAGAATAGAAATCTTTTACCAGTTAATTTTTGAAGGGCGCCGGTAATCGCTTCTTGAAAATCCTTTCTATCTGTTGCCATTTGACAAATCATTTCATGCTTAAACTTTATAATTAAGGCATCCGCCGAAGCTGCAACTGGCTCCGCATCATTTAACAACGCTGCGTGAGACTTTATTAAGTTTGCCAGCATTTCTCCCCATTTACCTTTAATCTGATTTAAATCGTTTTTGGTAGCTACCTTTAATACTTCATTGATTTTACCAACTGCAGGCTGGAATCCTTTCCTGGACACTCTCTGAGCCGGTTTTTGCTGCTGAGGTGCTGCATCTTGTGAGGTAACAGTGATCCCGCTGGTTTTTAATTGCTCTAGTTCATTTTCTAGTTGTTCAATCCTAGATAATAAATGGTCGACATTGGAAGGCTGTGCTGCTTCCTTTTCTATATTTTCCATTTGACAGAGCTTAACAATCGCCACCTCAAGAAATATCCGCGGATGGTTCGTCCATCTCATTTCTTGTTGTGTTTTATTTAAGAATTCAATGAACTGATAGATTTGTCCTGTAGGAGTGGCTTCCGCCATCCTGCGAAATTCATCGTCAAGCATGACCCTTTCAAGCGACTCTTCAAGATTCGGTGCCGTTTTATACAGCAGCATGTCTCGATAGAATAAAATCAAATCTTCGATAAATCGCGTGGGGTCCTTACCGTGAAATAATAATTCCTCAAGCGCCTCTAAACCACTCGCCACATCTTTTTCTTGAAATGAGCTTGATAATTTATTCAAGAACCCTTGGGATACAGAGCCGGTCACGGTCAAGGCATCCTCTACTGTTACCCGATCCTGACTATAGGATATTGCCTGGTCTAATAGACTTAAGGCATCGCGCATCCCGCCCTCTGCTGCACGGGCAATCATTTTTAAGGCATCCTCATCACAAACTACGCCTGTTTCATCAACAATTAATTTCATTCGCTTTACAATAGAAGCAGCTGT from Bacillus sp. SLBN-46 encodes:
- a CDS encoding pro-sigmaK processing inhibitor BofA family protein, which translates into the protein MEPIIVISVLGGLILLLLFSGAPFKPARFVGQAAVKFLIGALFLFFLNAAGNRYGIHVPINVATSAVSGFLGIPGVFALVAIQHWVL
- a CDS encoding YaaL family protein; the protein is MFFRRKGRLRKEYDEKLLIQLNRLKDHWQQEKQLLEKSFDPSEEVICQTKIAEAKYIFLLREAKQRNVTLLR
- the recR gene encoding recombination mediator RecR, with the translated sequence MHYPEPISKLIDSFMKLPGIGPKTAARLAFYVLSMKEDTVLDFAKALVNAKRNLTYCSVCGHITDQDPCYICEDQRRDRSIICVVQDPKDVIAMEKMKEFNGLYHVLHGAISPMDGIGPEDINIPDLLKRLQDETVQEVILATNPNIEGEATAMYISRLLKPSGIKTTRIAHGLPVGGDLEYADEVTLSKAIEGRREL
- a CDS encoding YbaB/EbfC family nucleoid-associated protein, with the translated sequence MMRGGMGNMQNMMKQMQKMQKKMAEAQEELGQEKIEGTAGGGMVKVVVTGHKEVVDVQIKPEAVDPDDVEMLQDLVLAAVNDALKKAEELTNNTMGQFTKGMNLPF
- the dnaX gene encoding DNA polymerase III subunit gamma/tau is translated as MAYQALYRVWRPQAFIDVVGQEHVTQTLQNALLQQKISHAYLFSGPRGTGKTSAAKILAKAINCERAPVSEPCNECAACRGITNGTIPDVLEFDAASNSRVEEMRDVLEKVKFAPTAVNYKVYIIDEVHMLSISAFNALLKTLEEPPKHVIFILATTEPHKIPLTIISRCQRFDFRRITAASIVKRMKLIVDETGVVCDEDALKMIARAAEGGMRDALSLLDQAISYSQDRVTVEDALTVTGSVSQGFLNKLSSSFQEKDVASGLEALEELLFHGKDPTRFIEDLILFYRDMLLYKTAPNLEESLERVMLDDEFRRMAEATPTGQIYQFIEFLNKTQQEMRWTNHPRIFLEVAIVKLCQMENIEKEAAQPSNVDHLLSRIEQLENELEQLKTSGITVTSQDAAPQQQKPAQRVSRKGFQPAVGKINEVLKVATKNDLNQIKGKWGEMLANLIKSHAALLNDAEPVAASADALIIKFKHEMICQMATDRKDFQEAITGALQKLTGKRFLFLGVPEEQWGAIRESFLNSQHGEEGEVSETSKKEEEPHISEAKKLFGAEFVEVIE